In Corynebacterium afermentans subsp. afermentans, a genomic segment contains:
- the tatA gene encoding Sec-independent protein translocase subunit TatA, producing the protein MPSIGWTELIIVIFLVLLLFGAKKLPDLARSMGRSARIFKSEVNEMRNEDEADTPAQQRQIDAAPAQETRSAAQEADFWERPENNPR; encoded by the coding sequence ATGCCAAGTATTGGATGGACCGAGCTCATCATCGTCATCTTCCTCGTGCTGCTGTTGTTCGGCGCAAAAAAGCTGCCGGACCTGGCGCGTTCCATGGGTCGCTCCGCACGCATCTTCAAGTCTGAGGTCAACGAGATGCGCAACGAAGACGAGGCGGACACCCCGGCACAGCAGCGTCAGATCGACGCTGCGCCGGCACAGGAGACCCGCAGCGCTGCCCAGGAGGCGGATTTCTGGGAGCGTCCGGAGAACAATCCGCGCTAG
- a CDS encoding DEAD/DEAH box helicase, protein MLSPDPGTSFLREFADAKPFALDDFQLQACQAVEQDRGVLLCAPTGSGKTVVGEFAVALALHRGTKCFYTTPIKALSNQKYHDLVAEHGEDAVGLLTGDTSINGSAEIVVMTTEVLRNMLYAESPQLDRLTHVVMDEIHYLADRDRGAVWEEIILNLDDSVSLIGLSATVSNSEEFGEWLDAVRGDTEVIVSEHRPVPLSQYMMVGRKMFPLFEPGTGGRVNRRLEHAIERIEAGSSDEGRRDFEEGRGFRSRSRSGRSRGQDKVRPVGRPEVVSALQGQDMLPAIVFIFSRAGCDGALFQCLRSRKELTTPEERAEIEQIIDDGVEGIPEEDLEVLNFRQVRTAWMRGFAAHHAGLLPAFKHIVEQLFVRGLVRVVFATETLALGINMPARTVVLEKMVKFNGEAHVDLTPGQYTQLTGRAGRRGIDHIGNAVVQWAPAMDPHQVAGLASTRTYPLISQFQPGYNMAINMLAMNGFDDSIRLIEQSFAQFQTDRSVVGEVRDIERLQQKVRSLRSKLERDISAFAPPSDDAAAELVEYSQLRRDLSEEEKQARRDHLDSRHTETIKILGSLQVGQVIALPSKRKPELAAVVQPAGKPHDPRPWVTTERGWSGRIDAAAFKNPPLVVGRIKVPRHMQDQPRRHARKVASLLHRGHFNAPKRLREQSRVRPNKKVNALREAIRNHPVHDWPAADREILARTAEEIVREERTLAKLERRVDTSTDSLGRTFERIIGLLTEMDYVELLDGEPQVTDEGERLSRIHNVSDLLVAQCLKRGIWDNLDPAELAGVASMVVFENRRATGGSPEAATDAMADAMNETMRIYGELVADEQRHSLPATRLPDPGFCLSIHQWTAGAPLGYALAAAAESGAELTPGDFVRWCRQAIDLLEQIKKTGYSDQIRDNANRAVDAIRRGVVAIGN, encoded by the coding sequence ATGCTTTCCCCCGATCCTGGTACATCGTTTTTGCGGGAATTCGCCGACGCGAAGCCGTTTGCACTCGACGACTTTCAGCTTCAGGCCTGCCAGGCGGTGGAGCAGGACCGCGGCGTGCTGCTGTGCGCGCCCACCGGTTCGGGCAAAACCGTCGTTGGCGAGTTTGCCGTCGCACTCGCCCTGCACCGCGGCACGAAGTGCTTCTACACCACGCCGATTAAGGCGCTGAGCAATCAGAAGTACCACGACCTCGTCGCAGAGCACGGCGAGGACGCGGTGGGCCTGCTGACTGGCGATACCAGCATCAACGGCTCCGCCGAGATCGTGGTGATGACCACCGAGGTGCTGCGCAACATGCTGTACGCGGAGTCTCCGCAGCTGGATCGGCTCACGCACGTGGTGATGGACGAGATCCACTACCTTGCGGACCGGGACCGGGGTGCTGTGTGGGAGGAAATCATCCTCAACCTCGACGATTCCGTGAGCCTGATCGGCCTGTCCGCCACCGTGTCCAACTCCGAGGAATTCGGCGAGTGGCTCGACGCGGTGCGCGGTGACACTGAGGTCATCGTTTCCGAGCACCGTCCGGTGCCGCTGAGCCAGTACATGATGGTCGGCCGCAAGATGTTCCCGCTGTTCGAGCCTGGCACCGGCGGGCGGGTCAACCGCCGCCTCGAGCACGCCATCGAGCGCATAGAGGCGGGCTCCTCCGACGAGGGCCGCCGCGACTTCGAGGAGGGGAGGGGCTTTCGCTCGCGCTCGCGCAGCGGACGCTCGCGCGGCCAGGACAAAGTGCGCCCCGTCGGCCGGCCCGAGGTCGTCTCCGCGCTGCAAGGCCAGGACATGCTGCCGGCGATCGTGTTCATCTTCTCCCGCGCGGGCTGCGACGGAGCATTGTTTCAGTGTTTGCGCTCCCGCAAGGAGCTGACCACGCCTGAGGAGCGCGCGGAGATCGAGCAGATCATCGACGACGGCGTGGAAGGCATCCCCGAAGAGGACTTGGAGGTGCTGAACTTCCGCCAGGTGCGCACCGCCTGGATGCGTGGGTTCGCCGCGCACCACGCTGGCCTGTTGCCCGCGTTCAAGCACATCGTGGAGCAACTGTTCGTTCGCGGCTTAGTCAGGGTCGTTTTCGCCACCGAGACCCTGGCGCTGGGCATCAATATGCCGGCGCGCACCGTTGTGTTGGAGAAGATGGTCAAGTTCAACGGCGAAGCGCACGTGGACCTCACCCCGGGCCAGTACACCCAGCTCACGGGGCGCGCTGGCCGGCGCGGCATCGACCACATCGGCAACGCCGTGGTGCAGTGGGCGCCCGCGATGGACCCGCACCAGGTGGCGGGGTTGGCGTCCACACGCACGTATCCGCTGATTTCCCAGTTCCAGCCCGGCTACAACATGGCCATCAACATGTTGGCCATGAATGGCTTCGACGATTCCATCCGCCTGATCGAGCAGTCCTTCGCCCAGTTCCAAACGGACCGCTCCGTCGTCGGCGAGGTGCGCGACATCGAGCGTCTCCAGCAGAAAGTGCGCTCGCTGCGCTCCAAGCTCGAGCGTGACATCTCCGCCTTCGCTCCGCCGAGCGACGACGCGGCCGCCGAGCTGGTCGAGTACTCCCAGCTGCGTCGAGATCTGTCGGAGGAGGAAAAGCAAGCCCGCCGCGACCACCTGGACAGCCGCCACACCGAAACCATCAAGATCCTCGGCTCGCTGCAGGTGGGTCAGGTCATCGCGCTGCCCAGCAAGCGCAAGCCGGAGCTTGCCGCCGTGGTGCAACCCGCGGGCAAGCCGCACGACCCGCGCCCGTGGGTGACCACGGAGCGCGGCTGGTCCGGGCGCATCGACGCCGCTGCGTTCAAGAACCCGCCACTTGTTGTGGGCCGCATCAAGGTGCCGCGACACATGCAGGACCAGCCGCGCCGCCACGCCCGCAAGGTCGCGTCACTTCTGCACCGGGGCCACTTCAACGCACCGAAACGCCTGCGTGAGCAGTCCCGGGTGCGGCCGAACAAGAAGGTCAACGCGCTGCGTGAGGCCATCCGCAACCACCCGGTGCACGACTGGCCGGCGGCGGATAGGGAGATTCTGGCGCGCACCGCCGAGGAAATCGTGCGCGAGGAGCGCACGCTTGCAAAGCTGGAGCGGCGCGTGGATACCTCCACCGATTCGCTGGGCCGCACGTTCGAGCGCATCATCGGGTTGCTCACGGAGATGGATTACGTTGAGCTTCTCGACGGTGAACCGCAGGTCACCGACGAAGGCGAGCGCCTCTCCCGCATCCACAACGTCTCAGATCTTTTGGTCGCGCAGTGCCTCAAGCGCGGCATTTGGGACAACCTGGACCCGGCCGAACTCGCCGGTGTGGCCTCCATGGTGGTTTTTGAAAACCGGCGTGCCACCGGCGGCAGCCCCGAAGCCGCGACCGACGCCATGGCTGACGCGATGAACGAGACGATGCGCATCTACGGCGAGCTGGTTGCCGACGAGCAGCGCCACAGCCTGCCCGCGACCCGTCTGCCGGACCCCGGGTTCTGTCTGTCCATCCATCAGTGGACCGCCGGTGCGCCGCTGGGCTACGCACTGGCCGCGGCGGCGGAATCGGGCGCCGAACTTACTCCCGGGGACTTCGTGCGCTGGTGCCGCCAGGCGATCGACCTGTTGGAACAGATCAAAAAGACCGGCTATTCGGACCAGATCCGGGACAACGCCAACCG
- the pafA gene encoding Pup--protein ligase, with product MGVETEFGVAAYDGSRQVLTPEEVARYLFRPVVAQHRSSNVFTSNASRLYLDVGSHPEYATAECDSLSQLLAYDKAGERIFHQLSQQCDEALRNDGFAGSTYLFKNNVDSRGNSYGAHENYLISRELALKSFGQQLLPFLITRQLICGAGKIAGDKFVISQRADQVWEGVSSATTRTRPIINTRDEPHGDSHRYRRMHVIVGDSNMSEPTFALKVGSMLLVIEMLEAGFDLPDMELADPIAHIRDIAADPTGAIELTLAAGGTVTALEVQQRTLEAAKRWLEQRPDEGTPNEEMARVVDLWARVLDAIATQDFSGVDTEIDWVIKRKLLTQFKNRLGCGWDHPKLAQIDLTYHDINPERGLFYLLERKGLASRWIEDAAIEQAVDNPPATTRAAVRGEFLTAVRERGLAHNVDWVHLKVNRPEPRTVELQDPFANADDAAADLISWVRAQEAAEG from the coding sequence ATGGGCGTGGAAACGGAGTTCGGCGTGGCCGCCTACGACGGCTCACGTCAGGTGCTCACGCCCGAAGAGGTCGCGCGCTACCTGTTTCGCCCGGTGGTCGCGCAGCACCGCAGCTCCAACGTGTTCACCTCAAACGCTTCGCGCCTGTACCTGGATGTGGGCTCGCACCCTGAGTACGCGACCGCGGAGTGCGATTCGCTGAGCCAACTGCTCGCCTACGACAAGGCGGGGGAGCGGATCTTCCACCAGTTGTCGCAGCAGTGCGATGAGGCGCTGCGTAACGACGGCTTCGCAGGTTCGACCTACCTGTTCAAAAACAACGTGGATTCGCGTGGGAACTCCTACGGTGCGCACGAGAACTACCTGATCAGCCGCGAGCTCGCGCTGAAGTCCTTCGGCCAACAGTTGTTGCCGTTTCTGATCACTCGCCAGCTGATCTGCGGCGCGGGCAAGATCGCGGGGGACAAGTTCGTCATCTCCCAGCGCGCAGACCAGGTGTGGGAGGGCGTTTCGTCCGCCACCACGCGGACCAGGCCGATCATCAACACTCGCGATGAACCTCACGGTGATTCCCACCGGTACCGCCGCATGCACGTGATCGTGGGCGATTCCAACATGTCCGAGCCCACCTTCGCCCTGAAGGTCGGCTCGATGCTGCTGGTTATCGAGATGCTGGAGGCCGGCTTCGACCTGCCGGACATGGAACTGGCGGATCCGATTGCGCACATCCGCGACATCGCCGCCGACCCCACAGGTGCTATCGAACTCACCCTTGCAGCGGGCGGCACCGTCACCGCGCTCGAGGTGCAGCAGCGCACCCTCGAGGCGGCGAAGCGCTGGCTTGAGCAGCGCCCGGATGAGGGCACGCCGAATGAGGAGATGGCGCGGGTGGTGGACCTGTGGGCCCGCGTGCTCGATGCCATTGCCACGCAGGACTTCTCCGGCGTGGACACGGAGATCGATTGGGTGATCAAGCGCAAACTGCTCACCCAGTTCAAGAACCGGCTCGGCTGCGGCTGGGACCACCCAAAGCTCGCCCAGATTGATTTGACGTACCACGACATCAACCCCGAGCGCGGGCTGTTCTACCTGCTGGAGCGTAAGGGGCTCGCGTCGCGGTGGATCGAGGATGCCGCCATCGAGCAGGCGGTGGACAACCCGCCGGCGACAACGCGAGCAGCTGTCCGCGGTGAGTTTCTCACCGCCGTGCGCGAGCGGGGCCTTGCGCATAATGTCGACTGGGTGCACTTGAAGGTCAACCGCCCGGAACCCCGCACCGTGGAGCTGCAGGACCCGTTCGCCAACGCGGACGATGCCGCAGCCGACCTGATTAGCTGGGTGCGGGCGCAAGAAGCAGCAGAAGGGTAG
- a CDS encoding helix-turn-helix transcriptional regulator, translating into MAVDFKRQERVVRLLNLLAYSSNHPGLTPMEIARDLGADPMQVRDDFELLFLSGVGTGPGEMIDLEYSWKGVDIIDDQGMTTPLRLSPAEASALLILLDSLETMPGLVDGRAVRSAAEKIRAVTTSQAVGDAEHTAEAGVAGTVAEALAAKRKLRITYYSASSDTVSEREVDPASLFHQSGATYLRATDSGETKTFRLDRIQHAELLDVPSETPGTDFDPADPFGMAEQPQAKLLIHKEATWLADYWDINLEDPQAQGAWLPATMRYGSDSWLVRFSLSQADRVRIVEPAGLAAEAMSRAQRALDALD; encoded by the coding sequence ATGGCCGTGGACTTCAAGCGCCAGGAGCGCGTGGTGCGCCTGCTGAACCTGCTGGCGTACTCGTCGAACCACCCGGGGCTGACGCCGATGGAGATCGCCCGCGACCTGGGCGCGGACCCGATGCAGGTGCGCGACGATTTCGAGCTGCTGTTTCTTTCCGGCGTGGGTACCGGCCCCGGCGAGATGATCGACCTGGAGTACTCCTGGAAGGGCGTCGACATCATAGACGACCAGGGGATGACCACCCCGCTGCGTCTTTCCCCGGCGGAGGCGAGCGCCCTGCTCATCCTGCTGGATTCCCTGGAAACCATGCCGGGACTTGTGGACGGCCGCGCGGTGCGCTCCGCCGCGGAGAAGATCCGCGCGGTGACGACGTCGCAGGCGGTCGGCGACGCGGAGCACACCGCTGAAGCCGGCGTCGCTGGCACCGTGGCGGAGGCGCTCGCCGCCAAGCGCAAGCTGCGCATCACCTACTACTCGGCATCCTCGGACACCGTCTCCGAGCGCGAGGTGGACCCCGCGAGCCTGTTCCACCAGTCCGGCGCTACCTACCTTCGCGCCACGGACAGCGGGGAGACGAAGACGTTCCGCCTGGACAGGATCCAGCATGCTGAGCTTCTCGACGTTCCTTCGGAGACCCCCGGCACAGACTTCGACCCGGCGGACCCGTTCGGCATGGCCGAGCAGCCGCAAGCCAAACTGCTGATCCATAAAGAGGCCACGTGGCTTGCGGACTACTGGGACATCAATCTGGAAGATCCGCAAGCGCAGGGCGCATGGCTCCCGGCGACCATGCGCTACGGCAGCGACAGCTGGCTGGTTCGCTTCAGCCTCAGCCAAGCTGACCGGGTTCGCATCGTCGAACCTGCAGGTCTTGCCGCAGAAGCTATGTCGCGCGCGCAACGTGCACTTGACGCGTTAGACTAA
- a CDS encoding helix-turn-helix transcriptional regulator, translated as MANDKDMVVRQVGLTFALLASPAKRDVAWVQTNVDGYGGRTRDAATHLIERDVRELRDLGVPARYQDGEVWVVKDLYELPAVDLTAEEASVVGLAADLSKPGSLGEFARSGWTKLAASGATRSMDAPALMSVSNDIFQLRPDTLRAIVKCVQAKQRISFDFVRAPGKDPERRVVDPWGVVSLNNRAYFVGYDIEREDVRVFRLKKISGLKKVRHSDAFHERAGDLQALVEETLRGDLISATVTVTRGSGEELAQRGTRASKVETGGQDHDTITLRDVDRDWAVRTIASLAGSVVAVEPVQVRQDVVKLLRTAVEGSD; from the coding sequence GTGGCCAACGACAAAGACATGGTCGTGCGCCAAGTCGGGCTCACGTTTGCGTTGCTGGCCTCGCCCGCAAAACGCGACGTGGCCTGGGTGCAGACGAATGTGGACGGCTACGGGGGACGCACCCGCGACGCCGCCACCCACCTCATTGAGCGCGACGTGCGCGAGCTGCGCGACCTCGGCGTGCCCGCGCGCTACCAGGACGGCGAAGTCTGGGTGGTCAAGGACCTCTACGAGCTGCCCGCCGTGGACCTGACCGCCGAGGAAGCGTCCGTGGTTGGCCTTGCCGCGGATTTGAGCAAGCCGGGCTCGCTCGGCGAGTTTGCCCGTTCCGGCTGGACCAAGCTCGCAGCCTCGGGCGCGACGCGCTCCATGGACGCGCCGGCGCTGATGAGCGTGTCCAACGACATCTTCCAGCTGCGTCCCGACACCCTGCGCGCGATTGTGAAGTGTGTGCAGGCGAAGCAGCGCATCTCCTTCGACTTCGTCCGCGCCCCAGGCAAGGACCCGGAGCGCCGCGTGGTGGATCCGTGGGGCGTGGTGTCTCTGAACAACCGCGCCTACTTCGTCGGCTACGACATCGAGCGTGAAGACGTGCGCGTGTTCCGCCTGAAAAAGATCTCGGGGCTGAAGAAGGTGCGCCACAGCGACGCGTTCCACGAGCGCGCAGGCGACCTGCAGGCGCTGGTAGAGGAGACGCTGCGCGGCGACCTCATCAGCGCCACCGTCACCGTCACCCGCGGCAGCGGCGAGGAACTCGCCCAGCGCGGCACCCGCGCCTCCAAAGTCGAGACGGGTGGGCAAGACCATGACACCATCACGCTGCGCGACGTGGACCGCGACTGGGCTGTGCGGACCATCGCCAGCCTCGCCGGGAGCGTGGTCGCGGTGGAGCCGGTGCAGGTCCGACAGGACGTCGTTAAGCTGCTGCGCACCGCTGTAGAGGGGAGCGACTAA
- a CDS encoding peptide MFS transporter: protein MTSVTQPGAAVPQTERKFFGQPWGLANLFGIELWERFSFYGMQALLAYYMYYSATEGGLGIDEPTALSLVGAYGGFVYMMALLASFVGDRILGAERTLFYSAILVMIGHVVLALVPGATGLAIGLVCIGIGSGGVKTATQVVLGDLYTREDPRRDAGFSIFYMSVNIGGLLGPWLTGLVWGKAGFQWGFGLAAIGMAIGLVQYMLMRKSTIGAAGSEVPNPLPRSKWAPVGFGALAVAAIVVGLLTTGILPLDLLSWVVFAIALAATVILLWEMFASDKVTAHEKSRLTGYIPLLAGSVAFFAIFQSQFTVVALYTDQRANLDFFWTELEPSQVQSFNPLFIIIFAPIFAAMWTKLGERQWASATKFGVANIIIGLSLFIFLPYVGKGGNSTPLAVLVLILFLFTMGELLLSPVGNSLATKVAPVAFKSRLFAVWLMSVSMGTALSGVLGSLYNPDDATAERTFFLTLSAITIALGVALIAISRWVVRKFGDVR from the coding sequence ATGACTTCCGTAACACAGCCCGGTGCGGCCGTGCCGCAGACCGAGCGCAAATTCTTTGGCCAGCCCTGGGGGCTGGCCAACCTCTTCGGCATTGAGCTGTGGGAGCGCTTCAGTTTCTACGGCATGCAGGCGCTGCTGGCCTACTACATGTACTACTCGGCAACCGAGGGTGGTCTCGGCATCGACGAGCCCACCGCGCTGAGCCTGGTTGGCGCATACGGCGGCTTCGTCTACATGATGGCGCTGCTCGCCTCCTTCGTGGGCGACCGCATCCTCGGCGCCGAGCGCACCCTGTTCTACTCGGCGATCCTGGTCATGATCGGCCACGTCGTGCTCGCCCTCGTTCCGGGCGCCACGGGACTCGCCATCGGCCTGGTGTGCATCGGCATCGGTTCCGGCGGCGTGAAGACGGCGACCCAGGTGGTGCTCGGCGACCTGTACACCCGCGAGGACCCGCGCCGCGACGCAGGCTTTTCCATCTTCTACATGTCCGTCAACATCGGCGGCCTGCTCGGCCCTTGGCTTACGGGCTTAGTGTGGGGGAAGGCTGGCTTCCAGTGGGGCTTCGGCCTGGCCGCCATCGGTATGGCTATCGGCCTGGTGCAGTACATGCTCATGCGCAAATCCACCATCGGCGCCGCCGGCTCCGAGGTGCCCAACCCGCTGCCGCGCTCGAAATGGGCACCCGTAGGTTTCGGCGCGCTTGCCGTTGCCGCGATCGTGGTCGGTCTGCTCACCACGGGCATCCTGCCGCTGGACTTGCTGAGCTGGGTTGTCTTCGCCATCGCCCTTGCTGCGACGGTCATTCTGCTGTGGGAGATGTTCGCCTCCGACAAGGTCACCGCCCACGAGAAGTCGCGCCTGACCGGCTACATCCCGCTGCTCGCCGGCTCTGTCGCGTTTTTCGCCATCTTCCAGTCGCAGTTCACTGTAGTGGCGCTGTACACGGATCAGCGAGCCAATTTGGACTTCTTCTGGACTGAACTCGAGCCCTCACAGGTGCAGTCCTTCAACCCGCTGTTCATCATCATCTTCGCCCCGATATTCGCCGCCATGTGGACGAAACTGGGCGAGCGCCAGTGGGCTTCTGCCACGAAGTTCGGCGTGGCCAACATCATCATCGGCCTGTCGCTGTTCATCTTCCTGCCGTATGTGGGCAAGGGCGGAAACTCCACCCCGCTTGCTGTACTGGTGCTGATCCTGTTCCTGTTCACCATGGGCGAGTTGCTGCTCTCCCCTGTCGGTAACTCGCTGGCCACCAAGGTCGCCCCGGTGGCGTTCAAGTCGCGCCTGTTCGCGGTGTGGCTGATGTCCGTATCCATGGGTACCGCGCTATCCGGCGTGCTTGGCTCGCTGTATAACCCAGACGACGCCACCGCGGAGCGCACCTTCTTCCTCACTCTGTCCGCGATCACCATCGCACTCGGCGTGGCGCTTATCGCCATCAGCCGTTGGGTCGTGCGCAAGTTTGGGGACGTGCGCTAG
- a CDS encoding ubiquitin-like protein Pup, producing MATQQTHASGGGDNHGEDVAAESAGQAQINTSGTDDLLDEIDALLDTNAEEFVKSFVQKGGQ from the coding sequence ATGGCTACGCAACAGACACACGCTTCCGGCGGCGGGGACAACCACGGCGAGGACGTCGCCGCGGAATCGGCCGGCCAGGCCCAGATCAACACCTCCGGCACCGACGACCTGCTCGACGAAATTGACGCGCTGTTGGACACAAACGCGGAGGAGTTTGTGAAGTCGTTTGTGCAGAAGGGCGGGCAGTAA
- the tatC gene encoding twin-arginine translocase subunit TatC: MARTKTPKKPKRAKNPAGEMSLVEHLQELRRRVIISLAAIVVGTIIGFIWYQAAPPRMMPLGEIIRGPYCNLPSNVRADFTGDGECRLLATNPFEMFMLRLKVGALAGLVLSSPVWLLQIWNFITPGLHKNERRYTFSFITIAVLLFVSGALLAYFVLDKGLYVLITMGSEVQVAALTGGEYYNFLLALVVIFGVSFEVPLIIIMLNMLGILRYEHVKDKRRLIIVGIFAFAAVMTPGQDPFSMVALAISICLLVEMAFQFCRWNDRKQKRERPDWMDLDDEEASGPIEAPTSVGPASSIGAEAVERPAQVQRAPERQRNSSPRGYAGGADFRDVL; encoded by the coding sequence ATGGCACGCACGAAAACTCCCAAGAAGCCGAAGCGAGCGAAGAACCCGGCCGGTGAGATGTCGCTGGTGGAGCACCTCCAGGAGCTCCGGCGGCGAGTGATAATTTCGCTGGCCGCGATCGTCGTCGGCACCATCATCGGCTTCATCTGGTACCAGGCCGCCCCGCCGCGTATGATGCCGCTGGGCGAGATCATCCGCGGACCCTACTGCAACCTGCCGTCGAATGTCCGGGCGGATTTCACTGGCGACGGCGAATGCCGCCTGCTCGCTACCAACCCGTTTGAGATGTTTATGCTGCGCCTTAAAGTGGGCGCTCTCGCTGGGCTGGTCCTTTCATCGCCGGTGTGGCTCTTGCAGATCTGGAACTTCATCACCCCGGGCCTGCACAAAAACGAGCGCCGCTACACGTTCAGCTTCATCACCATTGCGGTGCTGCTGTTCGTCTCCGGTGCGTTGCTCGCGTACTTCGTGCTGGATAAGGGCCTGTACGTGCTGATTACCATGGGCAGCGAGGTCCAGGTCGCCGCACTGACAGGTGGGGAGTACTACAACTTCCTCCTCGCGCTCGTCGTCATCTTCGGCGTCAGCTTCGAGGTGCCGCTGATCATCATCATGCTCAACATGTTGGGCATCCTGCGCTACGAGCACGTCAAGGACAAGCGCCGCCTGATCATCGTGGGCATCTTCGCCTTCGCCGCGGTGATGACGCCGGGCCAGGATCCGTTTTCCATGGTGGCGCTGGCGATCTCCATCTGTCTGCTGGTGGAGATGGCCTTCCAGTTCTGCCGCTGGAACGACCGCAAGCAAAAGCGCGAGCGCCCCGACTGGATGGATCTGGACGACGAGGAAGCCTCCGGCCCGATTGAGGCGCCGACATCCGTCGGCCCCGCAAGCAGCATCGGGGCGGAGGCGGTTGAGCGCCCGGCACAGGTGCAGCGCGCACCGGAGCGCCAGCGCAACTCCTCGCCGCGGGGCTACGCGGGCGGAGCAGATTTTAGGGACGTACTGTAG
- the dop gene encoding depupylase/deamidase Dop: protein MTRYLGTETEYGITCPDNPQISPLVTSTHAVVAYAALRTQARTRWDYAEEAPLKDARGFDLQRYRSVPVVDANAIGVANVVTTNGARYYVDHGHPEYSSPECSNAFDAMVFDAAGDIVLNDAAACIRELWEQQVSVLAKHEPCPPLKFYKNNVDGKGRSYGSHENYLYSRHTNFENLTQALIPFFVARQVIIGAGRVGIGQASEKPGFQISQRADYFEQEVSLETTLNRGIVNTRDEPHAPEEEFRRLHVIVGDANMSQFSNFLKLGMTSLVLDAIESGVDFSHLRLKDPVGDIKAVSHDPTLQYELELVDGQRLSAISILREYRAGCEGRSDVDKQVLKMWGEVLDDLERDPLSTADRLDWTAKWALVRRFEQRGATQAKLQAIDLQYADIDPKTSLYHALVRKGAMRTMVSAEEIARAAVHPPEDTRAYFRGRAGEKFAEDLTASNWQSMLFTVDGQLYRVPLDLLGSHTKADVGELIENSATTRELLSGLGLPPER, encoded by the coding sequence ATGACGCGTTACTTGGGAACCGAGACGGAGTACGGCATCACCTGCCCGGACAATCCGCAGATCAGCCCGCTGGTTACCTCCACGCACGCGGTGGTTGCCTACGCGGCGCTGCGCACTCAGGCCCGCACCCGCTGGGACTATGCGGAAGAAGCCCCGCTGAAAGACGCCCGCGGCTTCGACCTGCAGCGCTACCGAAGCGTGCCGGTTGTGGACGCGAACGCGATCGGGGTGGCCAACGTGGTCACCACCAACGGCGCGCGCTACTACGTCGACCACGGGCACCCGGAATACTCCAGCCCGGAATGCTCGAACGCCTTCGACGCCATGGTCTTTGATGCCGCCGGCGACATCGTCCTCAACGACGCCGCCGCCTGCATACGCGAGCTGTGGGAGCAGCAGGTCTCCGTGCTGGCCAAGCACGAGCCGTGCCCGCCGCTGAAGTTCTACAAAAATAACGTCGACGGCAAGGGCCGCTCCTACGGCAGCCACGAAAACTACCTGTATTCGCGCCACACCAACTTTGAAAACCTCACCCAGGCGCTGATCCCGTTCTTCGTCGCCCGCCAGGTCATCATCGGTGCGGGCCGCGTCGGCATCGGTCAAGCGTCGGAGAAGCCGGGCTTCCAAATCTCCCAGCGCGCGGACTACTTCGAGCAGGAAGTTTCGCTGGAGACCACGCTCAACCGCGGCATCGTCAACACGCGCGACGAGCCACACGCACCCGAGGAGGAATTCCGCCGCCTGCACGTCATCGTGGGCGATGCGAACATGAGCCAGTTCTCAAACTTCCTCAAACTCGGCATGACCTCGCTTGTGCTCGACGCGATTGAGTCTGGCGTGGATTTTTCGCACCTGCGCCTGAAAGACCCGGTGGGGGACATCAAGGCAGTCAGCCACGACCCCACGCTGCAATACGAGCTTGAGCTTGTCGACGGCCAGAGGTTGTCAGCGATCTCCATCCTCCGTGAATACAGGGCTGGCTGCGAGGGGCGCAGTGACGTCGATAAGCAAGTGCTCAAGATGTGGGGCGAGGTCCTCGACGATCTCGAGCGCGACCCGCTGTCCACCGCCGACCGGCTGGATTGGACGGCGAAGTGGGCGCTGGTGCGCAGGTTTGAGCAGCGCGGCGCAACCCAGGCGAAGCTGCAGGCGATTGATTTGCAGTACGCGGACATCGATCCAAAGACGTCCCTGTACCACGCGCTGGTGCGCAAGGGAGCGATGCGCACGATGGTTAGCGCTGAGGAGATCGCGCGTGCCGCGGTGCACCCGCCGGAGGACACCCGCGCCTACTTTCGGGGACGCGCCGGCGAGAAGTTCGCCGAGGACCTAACGGCGTCGAACTGGCAGTCCATGCTGTTTACGGTGGACGGGCAGCTCTACCGGGTACCGCTGGACCTGCTGGGCAGCCACACGAAAGCGGACGTGGGGGAGTTAATCGAAAACTCCGCGACAACACGCGAGCTGTTGTCCGGCCTGGGGCTGCCCCCAGAACGCTAA